The genome window AAATGGATCGGTGGTAATGAATTCCAGTACGTAACTGGTGAGCAAACATACTCAGAGCCAGGTAAAGCGACATTAAAACAGTTCTTACCTAGCTTAGATGCCGATTTGGAAATTACTGACGACATTATCGCTCGTGCTTCATATTCGCGTTCATTAACCCGTCCTGGTATTGGTGACATGCGTTCGACTCGTGATTTTGCTGGTGGTAAAATTGGTACTCGCCAAATTATCTCAGGTAACCCGGGCTTAGAGCCGTACCTTGCTGATAACTTCGATTTCTCAGTCGAATATTATTACGGCGAAGGCAGCTATGCGTCTGTAGGTTACTTTAAGAAAGTCGTTGATAACTTCCTGGTTGACTCATTTGAAACAGTAACAGTTGAAGGTATTCGTGACGTATTTAGCGGTCCAAGAGCTGATCAGGCAAGAGCTGATCTAGAAGCAGAGGGTTTACCGTTAAGCTTCACTAATATTTATGAGCGCATCAAACTAAACGAAGGTATCGAAGGTACGGATATTTTCCCGAACAGCGATGATCCATTAGCTGAGTTTGAAAAAGTCAGCCGAGCAAACGGTGAGTCAGCCAACTTACATGGTTGGGAATTAGCAGCTCAACACTTATTCGCCGATACCGGTTTTGGTGTAATGGTTAACGCTACTTTCGTTAGTGGTGATATTGAAGCCGACCGTGACCTATTAGAGCAAGAATTTGCTTTACCAGGTATGAGCGATTCAGCTAACTTCTCAGTATTTTATGAAAACGAACAACTTTCTGCACGTATTTCATATAACTGGCGTGATGAATTCCTTTCAGGTTTTGACCAATATGGTTCACCGGTTTATACCGAGGAATATTCACAAGTTGATGCCAATGTTAGTTACTCAGTTACCGAAAACTTTACGGTTTTTGCTGAAGCTCTGAACTTAACAGAAGAAACACAACGTACTTACGTTCGTTATAGCGAACAGTTATTGCGTGCCAATCAGTACGGTGCTCGCTTCAACATTGGTGCACGTTATGTGTTCTAATTAAACGAAGTTAATCCCAAGTATAAAGCCGCTATCCCCCAGCGGCTTTTTTTCACCTAAAACATATCACCAACCACCATAACCAATTGTATTTATTCCCATTCAGTTCATAATAATTGCTGAAAATTCACGGTGATATCTTCATTTAAATAATTAAAGCGCATTTAACCTCAGCTAACAAATTGAAATTTATGGTTTTACTAGCAATTTAAAGAGGCATAAATGGGTGGACATTACTGAGACGTCTACATAAGATACGGTTAGAAGCACTCATGGTTGAGCACAAATATAAAACGTTTTGGCCTAGATTTTGGGCAGGATTAATCGATGGAATAATTTTTATGCCAATGACTTCTTTTAGCCATTGGCTATTTAGTTTGGAACTAAATGGTGTAATTAATTTTATCTATTACGCACTTATTTATTCATTGAGTTATTACTTTTATACGGTCTACATGCACGGTAAGTTTGGTCAAACTATTGGTAAAATGCTGCTAAAAATTAAAGTGTCAAAAATAGATGGATCGCCGCTTACTTATGAAAGAGCACTATATCGGGATAGTGTCGTTATAGGAGCTTCTATTCTAATTATTTTTACTGAAGCTGGCCCTATTTTAAATGGTATCAATCCATTTTTAGCAACAGAGGTAAGTCAAACATTCCAAGTCCTCGTTTGGATACAATTTGCTTGGTTTATGATTGAGTTCATAACTATGTTAACTAACAACAAAAGAAGGGCTGTTCACGATTTTATTGCCGGTTCAGTGGTTACGCGCCTCTAAGCTGTACTTATAGCTGATAAGAGACGCTTAAACTAAGGTTACGGCCATAGTTTTTAAAACCTACCGCCATTTCAGTATTATCATCTAAGGCATTAGCAATATTTAGCCTGACTTGTAATTTAGGCTGAATTTGCCAAGCGGTTGATAAATCTAAAAGATAATGGCTGTCCATTTTAACCATACCGGTGGGAATTGCACTATCGTAGTATTGACCATTTGCCGTTAGACGAGCAGTAACACTAAGTTGTGCTAGCACTTGATACTGAATAGCAACGCCAGCTTTAAGCTTAGGTCGTCTTCTTAATTTAGCCTCATTATCCTTTAACCCCGTATCGTTATAACTCGCTTGCCCAGAAACAAACAGCTGTGAATTAACCTGATATTGCCCCATTAACTCAATACCTTTCGCGTCCACTTGTGAGCGATTAATATTAGTAAAGGCTTCTGGGTCAAAATCGACTAAATCAGTAAAGCGATTGTGAAAGACACTTGCCGTTAAGGTAATTCGCTGCTCTGGAAAATACCTTTCAGCACTGAGATCATAATTTTTACTACGCTCTGGCAGTAATGCGTTATTACCAACAAACGGATGACCTAAGGCAAAAAAGCTCGGTAGTTTAAACCCCTCACTATAATGAGCTGATAGCTTAGTGTCGCTGCTTAGCTGATATTGCGCTAAAACTCGATGAGTATTGATGCTTAAAGCTTCACTGTCATCATAACGTACGCCCGCCATCAAAGTTAACTGCTCAAACGCCATTTCAGTTTCAGCAAATAGCGCTTTTGTTCGTCTATTTAAACGATAATCGGCAGGCAGCCAAACACCAAAATTAATCAGGCTTTGCATACCACCTTGCTCATCGGCATAACTAACGCCAAGGGCGAAATTAATATTTTCAGACAAGCGATAACGTGAAAGCAAAGTAATATCACTTCGCTGGTAATCACTGTCGGTTTGTAATTCTGGAACACCATCAATCACTCCTGGCGCTATAGCAGGGCTGTCAATTTGTTCGCTTCTGTCGGTTAAAGTTCCTTTTAGCTCAACACTTAATTGTTCGGTAAATGCATAACCTAAAGTTAAGGCACTGTTTTGTTGTTGAAACTCGGTTGCTTGTGGAAGACGAATAACAGAAAGTCGCTCACCACCACTGTCTTCTGGAAAGGCCTTAGAGTTACCTTCGGCATAAAGACTATTCAGCTGCCAAAAAAATGGTGCCTGATGAGCTGAATTTAGCTTTAGTGCAAGTTGCTGACGCTTAAAATCATCGCCAAACGTGCTTTGATCATCACGCTGTAAACTGCCAGTTACGCTTAAATCCACTAAATCAGAGACACGAGTAGCTAGGTGAACCGCACCGCCATAACGCCCTGCACTGCCTAAATGGATACTTGCATTGGCTACATCACCTTGCTTAGCACTTTTAGTGGTAATACTAAGCACTCCCGCTAAAGCATCACTACCATAAACGGTAGAATAGCCACCATAAAGTAGCTCTATTTTTTCAATGGTTGCGGGGTCTAATGTCGATAAATCAAACGCGCCACCGCGGCTATTGGTTGGATCATTCACTTTTACGCCGTCAAGTAACACGACAACAAAGTTAGGATCACCACCGCGTACCGATAAAAATGTGAGGCCACCTGCCCCACCTTGTTGAAACACATCAACGCCAGGTAAACCTCTCAGCACATCAGCAACGCTGTTAGCCGCTAAGGCCGCGATCTGCTCTTCATCTATAACCACTTTAGCCAATTGACTATGATTAGCATTCAGTAAATGTGTGCCAAGTACAGTAACACGCTCGATAGTGTCGTGCGTTTTTAATTCAGGGGTGCTATTAGCAACCGCCGGCAGTGCGGTAACAATGCAAGCCGTCATTAGGGAGATCGCATACTTCATCTAATAGATGTTCTCGTGGTTATTTTAAATAATAATTGTTGATTATCAATTAACACAATACGGGTTTTTAGCGTTTGATCTTGTTGGTCTTTGGGGGTTCCCATCATTTGTGCAATCAATAAATCCATACGAAACACGCCAGCAACGATATCGAGCTTACCATCACCACTAACATCGGTTAATTCAAACGACACAATGCTTTGCGGCTGATTAGAAATGTTATGTCGGGTAAACTGCTGCTTGCCGTCATTTTCATACCAGATTAGGCTTTGTCGCTTAGGATCTTGCCAAAAATTATTCCAACTACCCGCCACTACGTCTAAATCGCCATCATTATCTAAATCACCGGCCACCGCAGAAGCTGCACCATAAAACCGTCCTATTTCATGATAGTGAAACTCAAGTTTGCCTTTGTTTTCCAACCACTGTACGCCATGATAGGGCTTAGCATCCATATGAAGGTCATTAGCATCACCATTGGTAAATAACAAATCGCTGTCGTTATCACCATCGAGATCAACCACTTTCATGCCGGTAAAACCAAACATTGGATGTGGCGCCTCAGCTAATGCTACTTGTTCAAACTTACCCTGACCTTTATTAACCAAGCCAAGTACCATTTCATATTCCTGAGCAAATAAGCTGACAATGTCCATGTTGCCATCATTGTTTAGATCGACAATTGAAACATTAAGCGCGCCGCTGGCACTGATAATATCGTGTTTAACGTGTTTTCCGTTACCTATGTTTTCTAACCAAGACACTTCACCGATATTGCCGCCACCAAATACCGCCACGGCGAGATCCAGGTCACCATCGTTATCTAAATCTACCGGTCTGGCATCAGTAATTCGGCCAACATCATCTAATAACAATTCAGGAGCAAACTGTCCTGATTCATTTTGCCGAAGCAATACAATTTTACCCGCCAGTGCAGATGAAGGTGGTATTAGACCTAAGGCAGCAATAATAATGTCGTTATCACCATCTTGATCATAATCAACCACTTCGGTATGACTCGGCACTTTAATACTTGTTAAGATTTGTTCTTGCCACTGCTGGTCTTGCTGTCGCAACAAACTCACTTGATCATTTTGTGCGTCAGCAATTAAGAAATGTGCACCATTAAGCCCTAAATCTACCTGATTAATATTAACGACTAACGGCGTGCTAGATTTATTGGCAATGCTATTAACCGCTATTTCTTGTTGATGCGGGTTAGGAGGAAAAACGGGTAAGACCGGCAACTTTTCTGGCGCACTGCCGTAGTAATATGCCTTAATATCTTTGATCGCATCATCTGGAATAAATTTCGTACCAAAGCGTTGCTGAGCTATTCCCGCCATGGCATCTACCGCTCTTGGCCAAAACGCTTTTGGCATCACATCTGGCGGCGGCACTTTATGACAAGCGCCACAGTATTGATTCACTTTGCTGATAATGGTATTTAATTGCGCATTGTCTTTTGTGGTTTGTGCAAAATTTTGTCCACTCCAAACAATAAGCATTAGACAAAATACCCCTAGCAGTAGATTAGTTTTATTCATTTAATTTTCCCAAAATACGTCCATTATTAACTCAGGTTATCTAGGTAGCACAGGTGCAACATGCCCTTTAACCAGTTTGGTATCACGAACAATAGCACCACAGCCAATGCCAGTATTTATCGACTTTTGACATTGATAAACTCGAATATAATCTATCGCTAACGATTGAGGAAAAATACTAGGGTCAATGCCCTTATCATTGACAGTGGTAGCCCAAGCTCCACCAACCGCTAAATTTAAAATCAGATGAAATTTTTGATCAAAGGGAGCACTGCCTAAACCATTCACTAAGACCCCTTGAGCGTTCATATATTGGCTATACCACCCGCTTGCCCGTTGAGTAGCATAATGAATATCATCGACATACCAACGAATTTCTCCTTGTTGCCACTCAATTGCATAGACATGAAAATCATTAGCGGGATCAGCGCCGTTTGGTAATCTATAAGCTTGCCCCGAGTAGACATTATCAGGCCATGCCCTGCCATAATGCAATGTGCCGTGAATTCGAGTTTCAGCTTGATTAGGAGACTGCCCTTTTTCATCCGTGATAGTGTTTAAATTCACCGCTTCCATGATATCTATTTCGCCCGAACCGGCCCAGCCACCATAACGCCAATCTGTTGGCAACATCCAGATTGCCGGCCAGGTACCTTGACCTTGTGGCAACTTCGCGCGAATTTCAAAGCGACCATAACGCCAATCGCCTTTGTTTTTCGTTCTCAGTCTTGCCGATGTATAAGGTAAAGTGCGGGTATTTTCTGGGCTATAGCTAGGAGTATCATCCTGGGCCGCAGGCCCGGTAAACTCCTCTTTTAAAGCAACAATTTTCAGTATACCTTGCTCAATATAAGCGTTTTTACGACGATCGGTATAGCACTGTTGCTCATTATTACCACCGCCATAGCAATTAATTTCAAACGACCACTTGCTTTTATCTAACTGCTTACCATCAAATTCATCCTGCCAAACTAATTGCCAATGTTTTGATAGCGAAACGGGAGGCACTGGTTGTGCCTGAGCAAAAGCTATTAGCGCAAAAGTAGCTGAAGACCACAAAGTGACGCTTAGCGTCACTTTAAATAAAAAACTCATATTAATTTTCATATAGTTAAGTTGATTTACTCTAGTTAACTATAATCTAGTTTTCTTTAATTTCGACATTGTCGATTAAATAGACTGCACCATTAGCTTTACCCCAAGTTGGAAAAACCATTAATAGTTTAATATTGGCTAAATCCAATCCTTGACCCGCTAATGTCTCCAGCGGGAAGG of Thalassotalea insulae contains these proteins:
- a CDS encoding RDD family protein, yielding MVEHKYKTFWPRFWAGLIDGIIFMPMTSFSHWLFSLELNGVINFIYYALIYSLSYYFYTVYMHGKFGQTIGKMLLKIKVSKIDGSPLTYERALYRDSVVIGASILIIFTEAGPILNGINPFLATEVSQTFQVLVWIQFAWFMIEFITMLTNNKRRAVHDFIAGSVVTRL
- a CDS encoding TonB-dependent receptor plug domain-containing protein; this translates as MKYAISLMTACIVTALPAVANSTPELKTHDTIERVTVLGTHLLNANHSQLAKVVIDEEQIAALAANSVADVLRGLPGVDVFQQGGAGGLTFLSVRGGDPNFVVVLLDGVKVNDPTNSRGGAFDLSTLDPATIEKIELLYGGYSTVYGSDALAGVLSITTKSAKQGDVANASIHLGSAGRYGGAVHLATRVSDLVDLSVTGSLQRDDQSTFGDDFKRQQLALKLNSAHQAPFFWQLNSLYAEGNSKAFPEDSGGERLSVIRLPQATEFQQQNSALTLGYAFTEQLSVELKGTLTDRSEQIDSPAIAPGVIDGVPELQTDSDYQRSDITLLSRYRLSENINFALGVSYADEQGGMQSLINFGVWLPADYRLNRRTKALFAETEMAFEQLTLMAGVRYDDSEALSINTHRVLAQYQLSSDTKLSAHYSEGFKLPSFFALGHPFVGNNALLPERSKNYDLSAERYFPEQRITLTASVFHNRFTDLVDFDPEAFTNINRSQVDAKGIELMGQYQVNSQLFVSGQASYNDTGLKDNEAKLRRRPKLKAGVAIQYQVLAQLSVTARLTANGQYYDSAIPTGMVKMDSHYLLDLSTAWQIQPKLQVRLNIANALDDNTEMAVGFKNYGRNLSLSVSYQL
- a CDS encoding FG-GAP repeat domain-containing protein, whose amino-acid sequence is MNKTNLLLGVFCLMLIVWSGQNFAQTTKDNAQLNTIISKVNQYCGACHKVPPPDVMPKAFWPRAVDAMAGIAQQRFGTKFIPDDAIKDIKAYYYGSAPEKLPVLPVFPPNPHQQEIAVNSIANKSSTPLVVNINQVDLGLNGAHFLIADAQNDQVSLLRQQDQQWQEQILTSIKVPSHTEVVDYDQDGDNDIIIAALGLIPPSSALAGKIVLLRQNESGQFAPELLLDDVGRITDARPVDLDNDGDLDLAVAVFGGGNIGEVSWLENIGNGKHVKHDIISASGALNVSIVDLNNDGNMDIVSLFAQEYEMVLGLVNKGQGKFEQVALAEAPHPMFGFTGMKVVDLDGDNDSDLLFTNGDANDLHMDAKPYHGVQWLENKGKLEFHYHEIGRFYGAASAVAGDLDNDGDLDVVAGSWNNFWQDPKRQSLIWYENDGKQQFTRHNISNQPQSIVSFELTDVSGDGKLDIVAGVFRMDLLIAQMMGTPKDQQDQTLKTRIVLIDNQQLLFKITTRTSIR